In a single window of the Cydia pomonella isolate Wapato2018A chromosome 2, ilCydPomo1, whole genome shotgun sequence genome:
- the LOC133515379 gene encoding uncharacterized protein LOC133515379, with translation MRDVVVELVKFKSKYDFLEFLDDKTDFVKLYTDGSKTKDRTSFAFFDSFLNIGKVFECSTYFSVFSAEVLGIIYALEHIRNYYITKNKFLILSDSMSALQALKSKCVSASVNYLIYKLRSCLSSLLNRNITVEFCWVPGHSGIFGNELVDKLAKSTGDIQVCDLKVPQSDLVPFVKELMIRRWNNSWSKSKEVKGKWLAEIVPAPSSKSWFEYQRKYVERAFITTICRLRIGHARFPAHLFRLELSDSAVCAHCNFDVCDLEHIFFHCPSFNLQRLLFVAMCMDTGLQVLPNSVQGLLKYPQLYPVIYQFVTHTIGSL, from the coding sequence atgcGAGACGTGGTTGTTGAACTGGTCAAATTTAAATCGAAATATGACTTTTTGGAGTTTCTTGATGATAAGACTGATTTTGTTAAGTTATATACTGACGGCTCTAAAACTAAAGATAGGACCAGTTTTGCATTTTTTGACTCTTTTTTGAACATAGGAAAAGTTTTTGAATGTAGTACTTATTTTTCAGTATTTTCGGCTGAAGTATTAGGAATAATTTATGCTTTAGAACATAttcgtaattattatataactaaaaataagtttttgattcTATCTGATTCCATGAGCGCTTTACAAGCGCTTAAAAGTAAATGTGTAAGTGCAtctgtaaattatttaatttataagttaagAAGTTGTTTAAGTTCTTTGTTGAATAGAAATATTACTGTTGAATTTTGCTGGGTTCCGGGACATTCAGGAATTTTTGGCAACGAACTAGTAGACAAGCTTGCCAAATCTACAGGAGATATACAAGTTTGTGATTTAAAAGTACCTCAATCCGATTTAGTACCTTTTGTTAAAGAACTTATGATTAGACGTTGGAATAACTCATGGTCTAAATCCAAAGAAGTCAAAGGGAAATGGCTTGCAGAAATAGTGCCGGCACCCAGCTCCAAGTCGTGGTTTGAATACCAAAGAAAATATGtagaaagggcatttattacaACTATATGTAGATTGCGCATTGGTCATGCTCGTTTTCCCGCACATCTTTTTAGATTAGAGCTAAGTGATTCTGCTGTTTGTGCACATTGTAATTTTGATGTATGTGAtcttgaacatatttttttccattgtCCTTCATTTAATTTACAAAGGTTATTGTTTGTTGCTATGTGTATGGATACTGGTTTGCAAGTTCTGCCAAATTCAGTACAGGGCCTTTTGAAATATCCACAATTATATCctgtaatctatcaatttgttaCTCATACTATAGGtagtttgtaa